DNA from Cheilinus undulatus linkage group 20, ASM1832078v1, whole genome shotgun sequence:
AGAGAATTATTGATAATAGTTAATGCTCTGAtggtttaaaataaactgttacACACAGAATGTTCATGACCAAAACTGGCAGCATACATAAGtcacaatgaaaaataatataCTCAagtattttttccaaattcatcTTTAGTTTTTAAATCAAGTTCAAGCcttatcataaatatcaaatactATCAAATAGTCAGTGAGTCAGTACCAGGCtcatatatatatgtgtgtgggtCAGTACCAGGctcatatatatgtgtgtgagtcagTACCAGGctcatatatatgtgtgtgagtcagTACCAGGctcatatatatgtgtgtgagtcagTACCAGGctcatatatatgtgtgtgagtcagTACCAGGctcatatatatgtgtgtgagtcagTACCAGGctcatatatatgtgtgtaagTCAGTGCCAGGctcatatatatgtgtgtgggtCAGTACCAGGCTCATATATGTGTGAGAGTCAGTGCCAGGctcatatatatgtgtgtgagtcagTACCAGGctcatatatatgtgtgtgagtcagTACCAGGctcatatatatgtgtgtgagtcagTACCAGGctcatatatatgtgtgtgagtcagTACCAGGctcatatatatgtgtgtgagtcagTACCAGGCTGATATATATGTGTGTAAGTCAGTGCCAGGctcatatatatgtgtgtgggtCAGTACCAGGctcatatatatgtgtgtgggtCAGTACCAGGctcatatatatgtgtgtgagtcagTACCAGGctcatatatatgtgtgtgagtcagTACCAGGCTGATATATATGTGTGTAAGTCAGTGCCAGGctcatatatatgtgtgtgggtCAGTACCAGGctcatatatatgtgtgtgagtcagTACCAGGctcatatatatgtgtgtgagtcagTACCAGGctcatatatatgtgtgtgggtCAGTACCAGGctcatatatatgtgtgtgagtcagTACCAGGctcatatatatgtgtgtgagtcagTACCAGGctcatatatatgtgtgtgagtcagTGCCAGGctcatatatatgtgtgtgagtcagTACCAGGctcatatatatgtgtgtgagtcagTACCAGGctcatatatatgtgtgtgagtcagTACCAGGctcatatatatgtgtgtgagtcagTGCCAGGctcatatatatgtgtgtgagtcagTACCAGGCtgatatatatgtgtgtgagtcagTGCCAGGctcatatatatgtgtgtgagtcagTACCAGGCTCATAAGTACGTGTGTGAGTCAGTACCAGGctcatatatatgtgtgtgagtcagTACCAGGctcatatatatgtgtgtgagtcagTACCAGGctcatatatatgtgtgtgagtcagTAACAGGCTCataagtgtttgtgtgtaagtaCCAGGctcatatatatgtgtgtgagtcagTACCAGGctcatatatatgtgtgtgagtcagTGCCAGGctcatatatatgtgtgtgagtcagTGCCAGGCTCATAAGTATGTGTGTGAGTCAGTACCAGGctcatatatatgtgtgtgagtcagTACCAGGctcatatatatgtgtgtgagtcagTACCAGGCTTATACATATGTGTGTGAGTCAGTACCAGGctcatatatatgtgtgtgagtcagTACCAGGctcatatatatgtgtgtgagtcagTACCAGGctcatatatatgtgtgtgagtcagTACCAGGctcatatatatgtgtgtgagtcagTACCAGGctcatatatatgtgtgtgagtcagTACCAGGctcatatatatgtgtgtaagTCAGTGCCAGGctcatatatatgtgtgtgagtcagTACCAGGctcatatatatgtgtgtgagtcagTGCCAGGctcatatatatgtgtgtgagtcagTAACAGGCTctttatatatgtgtgtgtcagTACCAGGCTcacatatatgtgtgtgtaagtAACAGGCTCATATataggggtgtgtgtgtgtgtgtgtgtgtgtgtgtgtaactgCTGTCATTTCCTTGTTGTAGAGGCGTCACTGAGCAGCTCTCGGCCTGCAGCTCCAGCGGTCCATCGAGCCAAACAAACAGTACTTCGTCCTCACCGGTGAAAAACTCATATCCAAGCCAGAGCACCATCTCAGCGGTCAAACCCGGGCCTCTACCGGCTAATCTGGACGACTTAAAGGTACGAGGATGGAAGTTAAGGTAGGATTCTGTTAAACCAACAGTACTCAAACATCTCTCTTTGCTTTTATCTATGGCAGGTATCTGAGCTCAGGCAGCACCTGCGTATCCGTGGCATGCCCGTCTCTGGCACAAAGACCGCCCTCATTGAGCGCCTCAGACCCTTTAAGGACTCCAACGCCAGCTCCTCCCCCTCTGCTTCCTCTGACATCACAACAGTGACCTTCCCCGTCACCCCCACAGGCTCCCTGTCCTCCTACCAGTCCCCGTCCTCCTCCGGCGCTCTCTCCCAGGGCGGTTACTACCCTTACCCcagcacctcctccacccctccCATTTCCCCCGCCTCCTCCGAGCTCTCCCTCAGTGGCTCGCTCCCCGACAGTTTCAGCGACGTGCCCATGTCCTCGCCAACGCAGTTCAACCTGCAGCCGTCGCCCGCCCAGCTCGGCATGGAGGACGGCCTGGGGGGAGGCGGTCTGAGCGGGGGAGCACAGAGGGTGGGGGAGGGTGGAGGGATGGACGGGGTGGAGGCAGAGAAGGATAAGATGCTGGTGGAGAAGCAGAAGGTGATCGAGGAGCTGACGTGGAAGCTGCATCAGGAGCAGAGACAGGTGAGTAGGCCTCTGTGAGGATGGCTAAAGATCCTTTAAAGGTTTAATGAGCAACAACCTGTGGGGAAAAACACCAAAAGATGCAGTTttcctattataatagaccagcattaatcatgAATCATTAGTGTAATAGTGTAGATGAGTGTAAAGGTTGCAGTATCAATATTTGGTATGAAATTAATTCTTTgtttataaaaatctaaaaggaagtaaacttcatttaaagggACATTACACCAGACTGATATTTTGATACAGAGATACATATCTCTtgatctttgttgttttttaggtgGAAGAGTTGAAGATGCAGCTTCACAAGAGAAAACGCTGCTATGGAGCAGGTCAGGACCCcgtccctcctccacctcacGCCCCCCTCCACCACCAGCAGACCCCATCAATGATGGGCCAGCACTTCTTTGGTGTGACCATCAAACAGGAGCCCATGTCTCTGTCCTCCAGCTGTCCTCTGTCCTCCCCTAAGCAGCTCAAGAGCTCACCTGGGAGCTGCATGGAGGAGATGGGACACTGCAGCGCCCCCCTCCCTAGTATGGGGGGCCCCAGTGGGCCACAATGTATGGACACCAACCAGACCGCCGGCAGCCCCTCCACCATGTCAGCCTTCCTCAGTCCACAGTGCTCTCCACAGGACTCCCCCATTGGGAAGCCTTCAGGAAGCCCCCAGCCTTCCTCTCCTAATAACCCCTACATGCTAACACCTCCACTGGGGCGGGACGGCTGCCATCACCCCCACCCCCAGGGAAACAACAGAATACACAGTATGCAGGTAAAAAGTCTGTCAGGACAAgatattcttacattttagtGAATGTGGTGGAAAACAAGGAGCTAAAGCCTAATAATTTCATAGTTATAAACCTAAATGTGATCTGAACCGGTGTTCTAGTAGTGAGAAAGGTTCGCAGTGCTTTCAGTGTCTGTAACTGAAGTTTGGGCCTTTACCTAGCCCAGTTAAGGCCTCAGTATATCATTCTAATAACAGCAGGGTAGTTCTAGTGTCTAAACCTAGCCTGGTAGGTCCTACCCATGTGGACTAACCCTACAATGCAGGCTAAACATGACCATCCAGGCTAAGCACAACCATCCAGGCTAAACATGGCCATCCAGGCTAAACACAACCATCCAGGCTAAACATGGCCATCCAGGCAAAACATAACCATCCAGGCTAAACACAACCATCCAGGCAAAACATAACCATCCAGGCTAAACACAACCATCCAGGCTAAACATGGCCATCCAGGCTAAACACAACCATCCAGGCTAAACATGGCCATCCAGGCTAAACATAACCATCCAGGCTAAACACAACCATCCAGGCTAAACACAACCATCCAGGCTAAACACAACCATCAAGGCTAAAAATAATTATTCAGGCTAAACATAACCATCCAGGCTAAATATAACCATCCAGGCTAAAAATAATTATCCAGGCTAAACATAACCATCGAGGCTAAAAAAAACCATCCAGGCTAAACACAACCATGCTGGCTAAACACAACCATCAAGGCTAAAAATAATTATCCAGGCTAAACATAACCATCCAGGCTAAATATAACCATCCAGGCTAAAAATAATTATCCAGGCTAAACATAACCATCCAGGCTAAAAAAACCATCCAGGCTAAACACAACCATGCTGGCTAAACATAACTATCCAGGCTAAAAATAACCATCCAGGCTAAAAATAATCATCCAGGCTAAAAATAACCATTCAGGCTAAACATAACCATCCAGGCTAAACATAACCATCCAGGCTAAACATAACCATCCAGGCTAAAAATAATCATCCAGGCTAAAAATAACCATTCAGGCTAAACATAACCATCCAGGCTAAACATAACCATCCAGGCTAAACATAACCATCCAGGCTAAACATAACTAAGCTGGCTTAAAATAACCATTCAGGCTAAACATAACCATGCTGGCTAAAAATAACCATGGATGCTAAACACAACCATGCTGGCAAAACATAACCATCCAGGCTAAACATAACCATCCAGGCTAAATATAACCATCCAGGCTAAACATAACCATCCAGGCTAAACACAACCATCCAGGCTAAACATAACCATCCAGGCTAAACACAACCATCCAGGCTAAACACAACCATCCAggctaaaaaaaacatcaaggcTAAACATGACCATCCAGGCTGAACATAACCATCCAGGCTAAAAATAACCATCCAGGCTAAACATGACCATCCAGGCTAAACATAACCATCCAGGCTAAATATAACCATCCAGGCTAAAAATAATTATCCAGGCTAAACACAACCATCCAggctaaaaaaaacatccaggcTAAACACAACCATGCTGGCTAAACATAACTATCCAGGCTAAACATAACCATCCAGGCTAAACATAACCATCCAGGCTAAACACAACCATCCAGGCTAAACATAACCATCCAGGCTAAATATAACCATCCAGGCTAAAAATAATTATCCAGGCTAAATATAACCATccaggctaaaaaaaaacatccaggcTAAACATAACCATCCAGGCTAAACATAACCATCCAGGCTAAACATAACCATCCAGGCTAAACACAACCATCAAGGCTAAACATAACTATGCTGGCTTAAAATAACCATTCAGGCTAAACATTACCGTGCTGGCTAAAAATAACCATGCACGCTAAACACAACCATGCTGGCAAAACATAACCATCCAGGCTAAAAATAACCATCCAGGCTAAAAATAACCATCCAGGCTAAACATGACCATCCAGGGTAAACATAACCATCCAGGCTAAAAATAACCATGCAGGCTAAACATAATCATGCTGGCTAAACATGACCATGCTGGCTAAAAATAACCATCCAGGCTAAAACTAACCATCCAGGCTAAACACAACCATGCTGGCTAAACATGACCATGCTGGCTCAACATGTCCATGCAGGCTAAACACAACCATGCACGCTAAACATAACCATAGTGGCTAAACATAACCATGCAGGCTAAAAATAACCATGCTGGCTAAACATGATCATGCTGGCTAAACACAACCATGCTGGCTAAAAATAACCATGCTGGCTAAACATGACCACGCAGGCTAAACATGACCATGCTGGTTAAAAATAACCATGCTGGCTAAACATGACCATGCAggctaaaaataaacatgctgGCTAAACATGACCATGCAGGCTAAAAATAATCATGCCGGCTAAAAATAACCATGCTGGCTAAACATAACCATGCAggctaaaaataaacatgctgGCTAAACATGACCATGCGGGCTAAACACAACCATGCACGCTTAACATAACCATACTGGATAAACATAAGCATAAGGGTTAAACCTTATGATGAAGGCAGCAGCCCCCTCATCTTTACCTAAGGAAAAATGAGTACCTTTAGTACCTGTACAGTTTAGCATAAACCAGTTAAGTAGATATGCTTTCTAACAAGAACCCCTTGGTTAGGATTGAAAACATCATACTAAATTTCTGTACCGTAGTATTCTTACAGATGTCTTGTTGAATACTACAGATGCAGCAGAAGAATGGTGGCCAGCCTGGGAATTGTTCTTATCCTTCAGACCAAAGGGGCCTTCAGGGAGTTTTTCCAAACTCTACAGACTGTGGACATGACGGTCCAGCAAAGACAGAGAACCACAGCATACAACCAAAGGTGAACATTTGATCATCATTCACAGCCTCTGCAGTGTGGTGTCAGTGTCATGTATTCATCACCTCACGTTCACCtaactgtttttctcttttccatTAATTTGTGTTCTGTCTCTGACACGGTATGATTGTCTTTGTTGAGGTTCATCTGTTTCCATCACAAACTCCTTCTCATGTTGGTGACTTCTCCTGTACGAGAACACAACGCcaacctttattttaaatttgatgtatAAAATCCTGAGATGGTCTAATCACAGGGGCCTGAATACTAGTTCTTTCCTCTGCAatcattcatattttaaaccCCCCTTTGTAATTGGTGAGCTAACGTCACTCTTCGCCTGTCTCATGTAGATGTCAGTATTGCCGTCTCCTCGGCATGCTGGTCTAAAGAGCCAGGTGTCCCCCCCTGCCTTCAGTAGCTCAGAGTCAGATGACTTAAGACAGCCCCCATGCTATGAGGATGCAGTCAAGCAGGTAAACTCAAATTTACTCTAAATTTGGTAGAATATGGCTGGCCGaggattttattttactatCGGCGTTGCTCTGATTTCACCTCTCCTCATCCTGTctcttgtttttgtctcatcatGTGTTTCGCACCTCTCTAACTCACCCATCCGCTTGGTTCACCGCACTaactttccacctctgatgaGTCTGAGGCTGACCCATGATGAAATGGTACAAACTATTTTGAAGGCAGATCTTACTTTTACAGAATGAGTTTGAGTGTTTTAGTCAGGAAATTACAGGGAAGAAATAAAGGTATATCTGTCACCTCTCTAAagatttaatgcattttttaaagccTGGTTTTAAAGCCTTGTGTTTAATCTAAGCCATAGTTAGGCTGACCTACATCATTATAAGAACTACATGACTGTGTGTGGGTCTGACTGCTGCAGTACTCCACCCAAACACCTGCAGCTTCATCTGAGTGTTTAACATTGGAGATAGAGCTGATAGATATTGATCCTTAGTTGATTTTACTGCAATtactgcaaagaagaaaagaatggAAACCtcagagaaaatgaatgaacaGCAGTGAGGCAGAGGACGGGGGGGGGGTTTATGCACTTGTTCGTAGATGACGTCTGACTCTGGCAAGATTTCACAAATTCTATCTTtgtctgcagccatttatcttTCACTATTGTTATTGATGATGAGCAGGATGACCAATTATTTGAAGTAAATATGGAGAACAGATAAATCAGGAACATTTCTGGTTTTTAATCAACTGATTAAACAAATGATAGTTCACATTTCTAAGGTCAggtttgtcatattttttaagtttaagaaaATATTTGATAAGTTCCTAGCTACAGTTTGGCTACAGCTAACAATAGTAGTCAAAATCTTAGTCTAACTCAGAGTCTCCATTGCTAACATATTAAGTAAAAACTGCAGTCCtttgagtgtccactagaggttGTCTCCTGCAGTGAGTCAGTCCCCATAGGGCACCATGTGGAAATGTCCAACTTTAGAGTAGGACTAAACATGCTTACGGCCTGGAAGAGACACTAGCTCTGCtgttaaatgcatgtttgattCGTGACCAGACATGATAGCTGTCAACAGCTTACATGTTTGCAGTGGTACTCAGTGCAAAAggataaaaagttaaacatttcaaaattcaCTTGGAATCATTGCATTTTATGTCTTGggtaaattgaaaataaatatttattttttaaagtgataaatcttgtcttgtctctaAACATGACCATGAGGATAAGAGTCCTGTCACACCCCTACTTATTATATATATTTCCACTgagcggtccggctcagttcagTGCAGCACGGCACgcattatttttgcatttccatagagcaaaagttggaaagggtcccaaaaagcCAACTTGTACCGTCCCACTGTTAAGCATCCTTCCGTAGGGGTAGCACTCTTACCtatccgtaccaaaaaggtaGAGCTACACACAATAATACAGGGTTGTACTGACGTCACCTCAGCACGCGACTCAGCTGCTCACCTCGGGGCTGCAAAACACAGCAGTCTGCTTTGTGAGGAACaggtgaaaacaggagaaaaacagactaatatctgcttaaatcggAAATATTCTGACTTGATGGAGATCCAAAATTTCTCTGTTTCCcagtaaatggacttgagcttgtaaagTCCTTTTCTattcatctgactactcaaagcgcttttacactgcaggtcacacgacacattcactcctcattcacacactgatagcggaggttgctatggagattTAACCATCAGTATTAGATAATCCCATCCAaacatccatacacatttacactccactgatgaagcagtgggagcaaactggggcTAAGGGTCTTGTCCATTAACgtgactgtaggagctgggTCACACAGGTACTTTATACATATTTGTATATCACTTTACttaaagtgggttaaaataCTGCTGATTCAGATTATTAtgaaagtcattattatgaaaGTCTACTAATACATTCATGTTCTATTAAGGTATCCATCCAGCTCCTCTAAATCAGTGCATCTGTAGTTATATTTAAGTtgttaaatataataaaatgctgttttgctttaatcacatattttgtttgtcataaaTACTCTAAGATTCTGAGTTGTAGTTGGAGCTTTTACCTGAGTTTGGGCACTAACATTATTGTTTGATACTTGAATAAACTTTAAAAGGTTTATCAGACAAAAACTCACCTTTGTTGCAGTTTTGTTTATCTATACCAACtcaaattctgaattttcactcaaagattttcatgttTGCTGCAAACCAGTAaacaactggtccagcctcaggacccaccagtttGTCTCACAATGGATCGCGACccaagtttgcaaaaaatcttCAACAACATGTTTAGTTGATTGAGTATATttcagtttggagcatgattggaccagaacaacatttattaaaaaaaaaaaaaaaaaaaaaaaaaaaggacaaaactgacaaattttacaCCCTCTTCCCATCATTTGTGTCAattgttgccaattttccagaaaacttgtgaaattacttcattatcatgggaaagtagccatttattgcatgAAGAGGAGATACATTAGTTTAAatactgatcaaacatttaaatttacccactTTCACCATAAActgggtaaaataaaatgcatgtccAATGAGGACTTCAGGGCCTTTGCCACCAAAAGAAGCTAAAGGTGATCTGTCTCCAAAATAAGCTTGTATCCAGTCTCTACACTGCACCTCTTTGTGGACTGCCTGAAAGCTTGAATATTTTACAGACCAACCCTTTAATTCAAACTCATAGATGTTGACTACTCTGTCTTAAAATTGACCcgttgtttttgtgtctgttgcAGCAGCTGACCAGAAGTCAGCAGATGGACGAGCTGTTGGATGTGCTCATCGAGAGTGGAGGTAAGGACAGATCCTTGAAcatatttaacagatttcaGGCGCAGTCTTTTGTGGGATTACTGTCACATCTATGATCTGGGTCTACAGTAAACCCGAGCGCTCTGTgaccctccctcctctcctctttctctttaaGAGATGCCCGCTAACGCCCGAGAAGAGAGGGAGCGATCCTCTGTAACCAAAGTTGTGCCTCACATTAATGTGTCCCCAGGGTGCCCCGGCCACCTTATCCCGAGGTTCCACCGCCACTACGAACACCTGAGTCCCTCCCAGCTGCCGTATGACAACGCAGCCAATCACATCGCAGAGAGCCATCTAGAGACTCTGCTGGGGAGTCCGATCGCTCGGGGAGGGGAGGTGGCGCTTCTAAAAATGGCTACGGAGGACGGAGGGCAGGAAGACGAAGGGAACAGAGACAGCGAAGGCTACAGCAGCCCCCACAACCACCACCGCCACCTGCACCACCCGCAACAGGACAAACTGATGACCAACAGAGAGCTGATGGATACGCCTCTGTCCCCCATCGGCACCAAGGTGTCCTCCGTCCCCGAGGTGCAGGGCATGGTCAGCATGACGTTCAGCGAGACGTCGTGGGAAACGATGGAGTGGTTGGACCTGACTCCGCCCAGCTCGGCAACGGCCTTCAGCGTGGCTCCGCCCACTGGGCCGAGCATCTTTAACACAGAGTTCCTGGATGTGACAGACATTAACCTGAACTCTGCCATGGACCTGCACCTGGAGCACTGGTGAACATGGTGCCGACAAAGCATGCTATCCAAGCTAGCATCATTCTAACCGAATACAAGACACCAGCCTGCACGGAGCTGAACGGACCGCTACACCAGCCACAACCAAACCAAAGAACTAAACGTGCC
Protein-coding regions in this window:
- the myocd gene encoding myocardin isoform X7; the encoded protein is MSAVRRSEVLVYGPKDRRSPGQLQRTTRGHGDGAQLTETRNNRPTEELTPSEGQKVLQLRLQQRRTREQLADQGIMPHSASDGSSLDDQMRLKRARLAEDLNEKLALRPGPLELVQKKIIPLDSTLTMTVNHGKFPKQEDSYAFEEDSSSESLSPEQHHSDESQGSACPSSEAVGSTASSSSSPALTSPRQGGTSQDPPDQSQDEGQSVANNNQATPPIPVPAIVKSKTSDKNRHKKPKDVKPKVKKLKYHQYIPPDQKAEKSPPPMDSAYARLLQQQQLFLQLQILSQQKHAHSHTPSQQQHVHNQHTPAQQRQPAFSYQPHPPSQTHKGVTEQLSACSSSGPSSQTNSTSSSPVKNSYPSQSTISAVKPGPLPANLDDLKVSELRQHLRIRGMPVSGTKTALIERLRPFKDSNASSSPSASSDITTVTFPVTPTGSLSSYQSPSSSGALSQGGYYPYPSTSSTPPISPASSELSLSGSLPDSFSDVPMSSPTQFNLQPSPAQLGMEDGLGGGGLSGGAQRVGEGGGMDGVEAEKDKMLVEKQKVIEELTWKLHQEQRQVEELKMQLHKRKRCYGAGQDPVPPPPHAPLHHQQTPSMMGQHFFGVTIKQEPMSLSSSCPLSSPKQLKSSPGSCMEEMGHCSAPLPSMGGPSGPQCMDTNQTAGSPSTMSAFLSPQCSPQDSPIGKPSGSPQPSSPNNPYMLTPPLGRDGCHHPHPQGNNRIHSMQMQQKNGGQPGNCSYPSDQRGLQGVFPNSTDCGHDGPAKTENHSIQPKQLTRSQQMDELLDVLIESGEMPANAREERERSSVTKVVPHINVSPGCPGHLIPRFHRHYEHLSPSQLPYDNAANHIAESHLETLLGSPIARGGEVALLKMATEDGGQEDEGNRDSEGYSSPHNHHRHLHHPQQDKLMTNRELMDTPLSPIGTKVSSVPEVQGMVSMTFSETSWETMEWLDLTPPSSATAFSVAPPTGPSIFNTEFLDVTDINLNSAMDLHLEHW
- the myocd gene encoding myocardin isoform X10 — translated: MSAVRRSEVLVYGPKDRRSPGQLQRTTRGHGDGAQLTETRNNRPTEELTPSEGQKVLQLRLQQRRTREQLADQGIMPHSASDGSSLDDQMRLKRARLAEDLNEKLALRPGPLELVQKKIIPLDSTLTMTVNHGKFPKQEDSYAFEEDSSSESLSPEQHHSDESQGSACPSSEAVGSTASSSSSPALTSPRQGGTSQDPPDQSQDEGQSVANNNQATPPIPVPAIVKSKTSDKNRHKKPKDVKPKVKKLKYHQYIPPDQKAEKSPPPMDSAYARLLQQQQLFLQLQILSQQKHAHSHTPSQQQHVHNQHTPAQQRQPAFSYQPHPPSQTHKGVTEQLSACSSSGPSSQTNSTSSSPVKNSYPSQSTISAVKPGPLPANLDDLKVSELRQHLRIRGMPVSGTKTALIERLRPFKDSNASSSPSASSDITTVTFPVTPTGSLSSYQSPSSSGALSQGGYYPYPSTSSTPPISPASSELSLSGSLPDSFSDVPMSSPTQFNLQPSPAQLGMEDGLGGGGLSGGAQRVGEGGGMDGVEAEKDKMLVEKQKVIEELTWKLHQEQRQVEELKMQLHKRKRCYGAGQDPVPPPPHAPLHHQQTPSMMGQHFFGVTIKQEPMSLSSSCPLSSPKQLKSSPGSCMEEMGHCSAPLPSMGGPSGPQCMDTNQTAGSPSTMSAFLSPQCSPQDSPIGKPSGSPQPSSPNNPYMLTPPLGRDGCHHPHPQGNNRIHSMQMQQKNGGQPGNCSYPSDQRGLQGVFPNSTDCGHDGPAKTENHSIQPKQLTRSQQMDELLDVLIESGGCPGHLIPRFHRHYEHLSPSQLPYDNAANHIAESHLETLLGSPIARGGEVALLKMATEDGGQEDEGNRDSEGYSSPHNHHRHLHHPQQDKLMTNRELMDTPLSPIGTKVSSVPEVQGMVSMTFSETSWETMEWLDLTPPSSATAFSVAPPTGPSIFNTEFLDVTDINLNSAMDLHLEHW
- the myocd gene encoding myocardin isoform X8 codes for the protein MSAVRRSEVLVYGPKDRRSPGQLQRTTRGHGDGAQLTETRNNRPTEELTPSEGQKVLQLRLQQRRTREQLADQGIMPLNHGKFPKQEDSYAFEEDSSSESLSPEQHHSDESQGSACPSSEAVGSTASSSSSPALTSPRQGGTSQDPPDQSQDEGQSVANNNQATPPIPVPAIVKSKTSDKNRHKKPKDVKPKVKKLKYHQYIPPDQKAEKSPPPMDSAYARLLQQQQLFLQLQILSQQKHAHSHTPSQQQHVHNQHTPAQQRQPAFSYQPHPPSQTHKGVTEQLSACSSSGPSSQTNSTSSSPVKNSYPSQSTISAVKPGPLPANLDDLKVSELRQHLRIRGMPVSGTKTALIERLRPFKDSNASSSPSASSDITTVTFPVTPTGSLSSYQSPSSSGALSQGGYYPYPSTSSTPPISPASSELSLSGSLPDSFSDVPMSSPTQFNLQPSPAQLGMEDGLGGGGLSGGAQRVGEGGGMDGVEAEKDKMLVEKQKVIEELTWKLHQEQRQVEELKMQLHKRKRCYGAGQDPVPPPPHAPLHHQQTPSMMGQHFFGVTIKQEPMSLSSSCPLSSPKQLKSSPGSCMEEMGHCSAPLPSMGGPSGPQCMDTNQTAGSPSTMSAFLSPQCSPQDSPIGKPSGSPQPSSPNNPYMLTPPLGRDGCHHPHPQGNNRIHSMQMQQKNGGQPGNCSYPSDQRGLQGVFPNSTDCGHDGPAKTENHSIQPKMSVLPSPRHAGLKSQVSPPAFSSSESDDLRQPPCYEDAVKQQLTRSQQMDELLDVLIESGEMPANAREERERSSVTKVVPHINVSPGCPGHLIPRFHRHYEHLSPSQLPYDNAANHIAESHLETLLGSPIARGGEVALLKMATEDGGQEDEGNRDSEGYSSPHNHHRHLHHPQQDKLMTNRELMDTPLSPIGTKVSSVPEVQGMVSMTFSETSWETMEWLDLTPPSSATAFSVAPPTGPSIFNTEFLDVTDINLNSAMDLHLEHW
- the myocd gene encoding myocardin isoform X11 translates to MSAVRRSEVLVYGPKDRRSPGQLQRTTRGHGDGAQLTETRNNRPTEELTPSEGQKVNHGKFPKQEDSYAFEEDSSSESLSPEQHHSDESQGSACPSSEAVGSTASSSSSPALTSPRQGGTSQDPPDQSQDEGQSVANNNQATPPIPVPAIVKSKTSDKNRHKKPKDVKPKVKKLKYHQYIPPDQKAEKSPPPMDSAYARLLQQQQLFLQLQILSQQKHAHSHTPSQQQHVHNQHTPAQQRQPAFSYQPHPPSQTHKGVTEQLSACSSSGPSSQTNSTSSSPVKNSYPSQSTISAVKPGPLPANLDDLKVSELRQHLRIRGMPVSGTKTALIERLRPFKDSNASSSPSASSDITTVTFPVTPTGSLSSYQSPSSSGALSQGGYYPYPSTSSTPPISPASSELSLSGSLPDSFSDVPMSSPTQFNLQPSPAQLGMEDGLGGGGLSGGAQRVGEGGGMDGVEAEKDKMLVEKQKVIEELTWKLHQEQRQVEELKMQLHKRKRCYGAGQDPVPPPPHAPLHHQQTPSMMGQHFFGVTIKQEPMSLSSSCPLSSPKQLKSSPGSCMEEMGHCSAPLPSMGGPSGPQCMDTNQTAGSPSTMSAFLSPQCSPQDSPIGKPSGSPQPSSPNNPYMLTPPLGRDGCHHPHPQGNNRIHSMQMQQKNGGQPGNCSYPSDQRGLQGVFPNSTDCGHDGPAKTENHSIQPKMSVLPSPRHAGLKSQVSPPAFSSSESDDLRQPPCYEDAVKQQLTRSQQMDELLDVLIESGEMPANAREERERSSVTKVVPHINVSPGCPGHLIPRFHRHYEHLSPSQLPYDNAANHIAESHLETLLGSPIARGGEVALLKMATEDGGQEDEGNRDSEGYSSPHNHHRHLHHPQQDKLMTNRELMDTPLSPIGTKVSSVPEVQGMVSMTFSETSWETMEWLDLTPPSSATAFSVAPPTGPSIFNTEFLDVTDINLNSAMDLHLEHW